The following proteins are encoded in a genomic region of Bos javanicus breed banteng chromosome 20, ARS-OSU_banteng_1.0, whole genome shotgun sequence:
- the SPZ1 gene encoding spermatogenic leucine zipper protein 1 — protein MEVPTLSKTLKPPDLNEESLDLGIMIALFEIGSIPPVSCSSLPSLKSSDHEAIEQRIAKKFESLLKEIKDIVKHVTSYEQKVTETKEPFKETNMFEVSELREKIIELDEINKELVKKLLASLDLGKKENAKKQEMRLDNQNSEDTVQDCSGDLVNCSKGQKALPETQLSKEKAKHGFPHIQEENIRLRNNMERLLQEAEHWSVEHTELSKLIKSYQKSQNDIKTLKNNGTHSPTQTNNESAKQELEEQVKRLKEDTYSLHLIATLLENECQILEQRVELLDELHHQKEEPLQGEPMQINHEQSDKEQKLPEAEKVKIHEKNMPEVEGTFRKRDQFFTSLDICHNKKAHNNQFNTRIAKRALVVKRPASSLS, from the coding sequence ATGGAAGTGCCCACCCTCTCCAAAACACTTAAGCCTCCTGATCTCAATGAAGAGTCTTTGGACCTTGGGATTATGATTGCCTTATTTGAAATTGGATCAATTCCCCCAGTTTCTTGCAGTTCTCTTCCTTCACTAAAAAGTAGTGACCACGAAGCAATTGAACAGCGAATTGCAAAGAAGTTTGAAAGCctcttaaaagaaattaaagatattgTTAAACATGTGACAAGTTATGAACAGAAGgtcacagaaacaaaagaacctTTTAAGGAAACCAATATGTTTGAGGTGTCAGAACTTAGAGAAAAAATCATAGAACttgatgaaataaataaagaactAGTGAAAAAACTGCTTGCTAGTTTGGACctagggaaaaaagagaatgcaaagaaacaggagatGAGGTTGGACAACCAGAACTCTGAGGACACAGTGCAAGACTGTTCAGGGGATTTGGTAAATTGTTCAAAAGGACAAAAAGCCCTTCCTGAAACTCAGCTAAGTAAGGAAAAAGCAAAGCACGGATTCCCTCACATTCAAGAAGAAAATATCAGACTGAGGAACAACATGGAGCGGTTACTACAAGaagcagaacactggagtgtggaACATACTGAGCTCAGCAAACTAATAAAATCCTATCAGAAATCTCAGAATGACatcaaaactcttaaaaataatggCACCCATTCCCCAACTCAAACAAATAATGAGTCAGCTAAGCAAGAGCTGGAGGAACAAGTGAAGAGATTGAAAGAAGACACATATTCATTGCATTTGATTGCAACCTTGCTGGAGAATGAATGCCAAATCTTAGAGCAGAGAGTAGAACTGCTTGATGAACTCCATCATCAGAAGGAAGAACCTCTACAAGGGGAGCCAATGCAAATAAATCATGAGCAGAGCGACAAGGAACAGAAGCTACCAGAGGCAGAGAAGGTCAAAATACATGAGAAAAACATGCCAGAAGTGGAAGGTACATTTCGCAAAAGAGATCAGTTCTTTACAAGCCTGGATATTTGTCATAATAAGAAAGCTCATAATAACCAGTTCAATACTCGTATTGCAAAAAGAGCTCTTGTGGTAAAGAGGCCAGCTAGCAGCTTAAGttaa